A part of Eschrichtius robustus isolate mEscRob2 chromosome 20, mEscRob2.pri, whole genome shotgun sequence genomic DNA contains:
- the LOC137754545 gene encoding tubulin gamma-2 chain, whose translation MPREIITLQLGQCGNQIGFEFWKQLCAEHGISPEGIVEEFATEGTDRKDVFFYQADDEHYIPRAVLLDLEPRVIHSILNSPYAKLYNPENIYLSEHGGGAGNNWASGFSQGEKIHEDIFDIIDREADGSDSLEGFVLCHSIAGGTGSGLGSYLLERLNDRYPKKLVQTYSVFPNQDEMSDVVVQPYNSLLTLKRLTQNADCVVVLDNTALNRIATDRLHIQNPSFSQINQLVSTIMSASTTTLRYPGYMNNDLIGLIASLIPTPRLHFLMTGYTPLTTDQSVASVRKTTVLDVMRRLLQPKNVMVSTGRDRQTNHCYIAILNIIQGEVDPTQVHKSLQRIRERKLANFIPWGPASIQVALSRKSPYLPSAHRVSGLMMANHTSISSLFESSCQQYDKLRKREAFLEQFRKEDIFKENFDELDRSREVVQELIDEYHAATRPDYISWGTQEQ comes from the exons ATGCCCCGGGAGATCATCACCCTGCAACTGGGCCAGTGCGGCAACCAGA TTGGGTTCGAGTTCTGGAAACAGCTGTGCGCCGAGCATGGTATCAGCCCCGAGGGCATCGTGGAGGAGTTCGCCACCGAAGGCACTGACCGCAAGGACGTCTTTTTCTACCAG GCAGACGATGAGCACTACATCCCCAGGGCGGTGCTGCTGGACCTGGAGCCGCGGGTGATCCATTCCATCCTCAATTCCCCCTACGCCAAGCTCTACAACCCAGAGAACATCTACCTGTCAGAGCATGGAGGAGGAGCTGGCAACAACTGGGCCAGCGGATTCTCCCAG GGTGAGAAAATCCATGAAGACATCTTTGACATCATAGACCGAGAAGCAGATGGAAGTGACAGCCTAGAG GGCTTCGTGCTGTGTCATTCCATCGCTGGGGGCACCGGTTCTGGCCTGGGTTCCTACCTCTTAGAGCGACTGAATGACAG GTACCCCAAGAAGCTGGTGCAGACATACTCAGTGTTTCCCAACCAGGATGAGATGAGCGATGTGGTGGTCCAGCCCTACAACTCACTGCTCACGCTCAAAAGGCTGACCCAGAACGCAGACTGTGTG GTGGTGCTGGACAACACAGCCCTGAACCGGATCGCCACAGACCGCCTGCACATCCAGAACCCATCCTTCTCTCAGATCAACCAGCTG GTGTCCACCATCATGTCGGCCAGCACCACCACCCTGCGCTACCCCGGCTACATGAACAACGACCTCATCGGCCTCATCGCCTCGCTCATTCCCACACCACGGCTCCACTTCCTCATGACTGGCTACACACCCCTCACCACGGACCAGTCG GTGGCCAGCGTGAGGAAGACCACGGTCCTGGACGTCATGAGGAGGCTGCTGCAGCCCAAGAACGTGATGGTGTCCACGGGCCGGGATCGCCAGACCAACCACTGCTACATCGCCATCCTCAACATCATCCAGGGGGAGGTGGACCCTACCCAG GTCCACAAGAGCCTGCAGAGGATCCGGGAAAGGAAGTTGGCCAACTTCATCCCCTGGGGCCCAGCCAGCATCCAGGTGGCCCTGTCCAGGAAGTCGCCCTACCTGCCTTCTGCCCACAGGGTCAGCGGGCTCATGATGGCCAACCACACCAGCATCTCCTCG CTCTTTGAAAGTTCCTGCCAGCAGTACGACAAGCTGCGGAAGCGGGAGGCCTTCCTGGAGCAGTTCCGCAAGGAGGACATCTTCAAGGAGAACTTTGACGAGCTGGACAGGTCCAGGGAGGTCGTGCAGGAGCTTATTGACGAGTACCATGCAGCCACGCGGCCAGACTACATCTCCTGGGGCACCCAAGAGCAGTGA
- the PLEKHH3 gene encoding pleckstrin homology domain-containing family H member 3 isoform X2 translates to MPLPGGLWWLLCCRRGFTLLHRDYGDGELSGDGDEDEDEETFELRTPSPAGGGRGPLDVTLTQPVRSGPVSDRLQSWEETRNLIPEKGPSEDDPDVVVKGWLYREPRGGGARPWLPPRRAWFVLTRDSLDQFSSSGKGARRLGSLVLTSLCSVTGPERRPKETGLWSVTVSGRKHSVRLCSPRHAEAERWGVALREVIASKAPLETPTQLLLRDIQESCGDPEAVALIYRRNPILRHTSGALYAPLLPLPYGVSAPGPGYAPLREEAVRLFLALQALEGARRPGPLMQGVLQTCRDLPALRDELFLQLAKQTSGPAGPPGPPATQDPAALRYWQLLTCMSCTFRPGGPVRGHLLGHLERTEQALPDSELAEYARFIRKALGRTRGRELVPSLAEISALSRRQELLCTVHCPGAGACPVAIDSHTTAGDVARELVGRLGLTRSRNAFALYEQRGAQERALAGGTLVADVLTSLAAEEAGLEDPPDSGWRLCLRLHGPLHREGLSPDGHELPFLFEQAHALLLRGRPALPDDTLRAQAALRLRSLHRDFSPRAPLPRLDRLLPTPAPPREDPPRPVPRPPRSAALLAGAIWSPGLAKRRAERARRGGAGRPAGSVAREGGGGAGTAAAVLGGWKRLRGMGRAEAMAAYLALAAQCPGFGAARYDVLELSTEPGGGAPQKLCLGLGAKAMSLSRPGETQPVHRVSYGRVAACQLMGPHTLALRVGESQLLLQSPQVEEIMQLVNAYLANPSPERPSSSPPPCQDLPDTSPPSQHPGLDEPQGQSGCLGQLQD, encoded by the exons ATGCCTCTCCCCGGGggattgtggtggctcctctgcTGCCGTCGAGGCTTTACTCTTCTGCACCGGGACTACGGGGACGGCGAGCTTAGCGGGGACGGGGACGAAGACGAGGACGAGGAGACCTTTGAGCTACGGACCCCGAGTCCAGCGGGCGGCGGGAGG GGCCCCCTGGATGTGACGCTGACTCAGCCTGTGAGGAGCGGGCCAGTCTCAGACAG GCTGCAAAGCTGGGAGGAGACACGGAACCTCATCCCGGAGAAGGGGCCGTCAGAAGACGACCCAGACGTCGTCGTGAAAG GTTGGCTGTACCGCGAGCCCCGCGGAGGAGGGGCGCGGCCCTGGTTGCCTCCGCGCCGAGCCTGGTTCGTGCTCACCCGGGACTCCTTGGACCAGTTCAGCAGCAGCGGGAAGGGGGCGCGGCGCCTCGGGAGCCTCGTGCTCACCAGCCTGTGCTCGGTGACCGGCCCTGAGCGCAGGCCCAAGGAGACCG GTCTGTGGTCAGTGACCGTGTCTGGCCGGAAGCATAGCGTCCGGCTCTGCTCGCCCCGCCACGCTGAGGCAGAGCGCTGGGGGGTGGCGCTGCGCGAAGTGATAGCCTCCAAGGCGCCGCTGGAGACCCCCACCCAGCTGCTGCTCAGGGACATTCAG GAGAGTTGTGGGGACCCGGAAGCTGTGGCCCTTATTTACAGACGGAACCCAATTCTGAGGCACACTAGTGGGGCCCTGTATGCCCCACTTCTGCCCCTGCCCTACGGAGTCAGTGCCCCAG GTCCGGGCTACGCTCCCTTGCGCGAGGAGGCGGTGCGGCTGTTCCTGGCGCTGCAGGCCCTGGAGGGGGCGCGGCGCCCCGGGCCCCTGATGCAGGGTGTGCTCCAGACCTGCCGGGACCTGCCCGCGCTCCGAGACGAGCTCTTCCTGCAGCTGGCTAAGCAGACCTCGGGCCCCGCAGGCCCCCCCGGGCCTCCAGCTACCCAAGACCCTGCGGCCCTGCGGTACTGGCAGCTCCTCACTTGCATGAGCTGTACCTTCCGGCCTGGCGGACCTGTACGGGGGCACCTCCTGGGGCATCTGGAGAG GACTGAGCAGGCGCTCCCGGACTCGGAACTGGCGGAATACGCGCGCTTCATACGAAAAGCGCTGGGCCGGACGCGCGGCCGGGAGCTGGTGCCCTCGCTGGCAGAGATTTCCGCGCTGAGCCGACGGCAGGAGTTGTTGTGCACCGTGCACTGTCcgggggctggtgcctgccctGTGGCCATAGACTCCCACACCACGGCGGGAGAC GTTGCTCGAGAGCTGGTGGGGCGGCTGGGCTTGACCCGGAGCCGCAATGCATTCGCGCTGTACGAGCAGCGAGGGGCCCAGGAGCGAGCCCTGGCCGGGGGGACTCTCGTGGCCGACGTGCTCACCAG CTTGGCGGCGGAGGAAGCCGGGCTGGAGGACCCGCCGGACTCCGGCTGGAGACTGTGTCTGCGTCTTCACGGACCACTGCACCGTGAGGGGCTGTCCCCAGACGGTCACGAACTGCCCTTCCTCTTTGAGCAG GCTCACGCTCTGCTGCTGCGCGGCCGGCCGGCCCTGCCCGACGACACGCTGCGCGCCCAGGCGGCGCTGCGCCTGCGGAGTCTGCACCGAGACTTCTCCCCGCGGGCGCCCCTGCCGCGCCTGGACCGCTTGCTGCCCACCCCGGCCCCGCCGCGTGAAGACCCTCCCCGCCCGGTGCCCAGGCCTCCCCGCTCCGCCGCCCTGCTGGCCGGGGCAATCTGGAGCCCGGGCCTGGCCAAGAGGCGGGCGGAGCGGGCCCGGCGCGGCGGGGCCGGCCGCCCGGCGGGAAGCGTGGCCCGCGAGGGAGGAGGTGGCGCCGGCACGGCGGCTGCTGTGCTGGGAGGCTGGAAGCGGCTACGGGGCATGGGCCGAGCTGAGGCCATGGCTGCCTACCTGGCTCTGGCGGCGCAGTGTCCAGGGTTCGGCGCTGCTCGGTATGACGTTCTGGAGCTGAGCACG GAGCCTGGTGGGGGCGCTCCACAGAAGCTATGCCTGGGCCTGGGAGCCAAGGCCATGTCCCTCTCCCGACCGGGTGAGACACAGCCCGTTCACCGTGTCAGCTATGGCCGTGTGGCCGCCTGCCAACTAATGGGCCCCCATACCCTGGCATTGAGGGTGGGAGAGAGCCAGCTCCTCCTGCAGAGTCCCCAG GTGGAAGAGATCATGCAGCTGGTGAATGCCTACTTGGCCAACCCCTCCCCTGAGAGGCCCAGCAGTAGTCCTCCTCCATGCCAAGACCTGCcagacacctcccctcccagccagCACCCGGGCCTGGACGAGCCCCAGGGACAGTCTGGCTGTTTGGGGCAGCTGCAGGACTGA
- the PLEKHH3 gene encoding pleckstrin homology domain-containing family H member 3 isoform X1, whose translation MPLPGGLWWLLCCRRGFTLLHRDYGDGELSGDGDEDEDEETFELRTPSPAGGGRGPLDVTLTQPVRSGPVSDRLQSWEETRNLIPEKGPSEDDPDVVVKGWLYREPRGGGARPWLPPRRAWFVLTRDSLDQFSSSGKGARRLGSLVLTSLCSVTGPERRPKETGLWSVTVSGRKHSVRLCSPRHAEAERWGVALREVIASKAPLETPTQLLLRDIQESCGDPEAVALIYRRNPILRHTSGALYAPLLPLPYGVSAPGPGYAPLREEAVRLFLALQALEGARRPGPLMQGVLQTCRDLPALRDELFLQLAKQTSGPAGPPGPPATQDPAALRYWQLLTCMSCTFRPGGPVRGHLLGHLERTEQALPDSELAEYARFIRKALGRTRGRELVPSLAEISALSRRQELLCTVHCPGAGACPVAIDSHTTAGDVARELVGRLGLTRSRNAFALYEQRGAQERALAGGTLVADVLTRFENLAAEEAGLEDPPDSGWRLCLRLHGPLHREGLSPDGHELPFLFEQAHALLLRGRPALPDDTLRAQAALRLRSLHRDFSPRAPLPRLDRLLPTPAPPREDPPRPVPRPPRSAALLAGAIWSPGLAKRRAERARRGGAGRPAGSVAREGGGGAGTAAAVLGGWKRLRGMGRAEAMAAYLALAAQCPGFGAARYDVLELSTEPGGGAPQKLCLGLGAKAMSLSRPGETQPVHRVSYGRVAACQLMGPHTLALRVGESQLLLQSPQVEEIMQLVNAYLANPSPERPSSSPPPCQDLPDTSPPSQHPGLDEPQGQSGCLGQLQD comes from the exons ATGCCTCTCCCCGGGggattgtggtggctcctctgcTGCCGTCGAGGCTTTACTCTTCTGCACCGGGACTACGGGGACGGCGAGCTTAGCGGGGACGGGGACGAAGACGAGGACGAGGAGACCTTTGAGCTACGGACCCCGAGTCCAGCGGGCGGCGGGAGG GGCCCCCTGGATGTGACGCTGACTCAGCCTGTGAGGAGCGGGCCAGTCTCAGACAG GCTGCAAAGCTGGGAGGAGACACGGAACCTCATCCCGGAGAAGGGGCCGTCAGAAGACGACCCAGACGTCGTCGTGAAAG GTTGGCTGTACCGCGAGCCCCGCGGAGGAGGGGCGCGGCCCTGGTTGCCTCCGCGCCGAGCCTGGTTCGTGCTCACCCGGGACTCCTTGGACCAGTTCAGCAGCAGCGGGAAGGGGGCGCGGCGCCTCGGGAGCCTCGTGCTCACCAGCCTGTGCTCGGTGACCGGCCCTGAGCGCAGGCCCAAGGAGACCG GTCTGTGGTCAGTGACCGTGTCTGGCCGGAAGCATAGCGTCCGGCTCTGCTCGCCCCGCCACGCTGAGGCAGAGCGCTGGGGGGTGGCGCTGCGCGAAGTGATAGCCTCCAAGGCGCCGCTGGAGACCCCCACCCAGCTGCTGCTCAGGGACATTCAG GAGAGTTGTGGGGACCCGGAAGCTGTGGCCCTTATTTACAGACGGAACCCAATTCTGAGGCACACTAGTGGGGCCCTGTATGCCCCACTTCTGCCCCTGCCCTACGGAGTCAGTGCCCCAG GTCCGGGCTACGCTCCCTTGCGCGAGGAGGCGGTGCGGCTGTTCCTGGCGCTGCAGGCCCTGGAGGGGGCGCGGCGCCCCGGGCCCCTGATGCAGGGTGTGCTCCAGACCTGCCGGGACCTGCCCGCGCTCCGAGACGAGCTCTTCCTGCAGCTGGCTAAGCAGACCTCGGGCCCCGCAGGCCCCCCCGGGCCTCCAGCTACCCAAGACCCTGCGGCCCTGCGGTACTGGCAGCTCCTCACTTGCATGAGCTGTACCTTCCGGCCTGGCGGACCTGTACGGGGGCACCTCCTGGGGCATCTGGAGAG GACTGAGCAGGCGCTCCCGGACTCGGAACTGGCGGAATACGCGCGCTTCATACGAAAAGCGCTGGGCCGGACGCGCGGCCGGGAGCTGGTGCCCTCGCTGGCAGAGATTTCCGCGCTGAGCCGACGGCAGGAGTTGTTGTGCACCGTGCACTGTCcgggggctggtgcctgccctGTGGCCATAGACTCCCACACCACGGCGGGAGAC GTTGCTCGAGAGCTGGTGGGGCGGCTGGGCTTGACCCGGAGCCGCAATGCATTCGCGCTGTACGAGCAGCGAGGGGCCCAGGAGCGAGCCCTGGCCGGGGGGACTCTCGTGGCCGACGTGCTCACCAGGTTTGAGAA CTTGGCGGCGGAGGAAGCCGGGCTGGAGGACCCGCCGGACTCCGGCTGGAGACTGTGTCTGCGTCTTCACGGACCACTGCACCGTGAGGGGCTGTCCCCAGACGGTCACGAACTGCCCTTCCTCTTTGAGCAG GCTCACGCTCTGCTGCTGCGCGGCCGGCCGGCCCTGCCCGACGACACGCTGCGCGCCCAGGCGGCGCTGCGCCTGCGGAGTCTGCACCGAGACTTCTCCCCGCGGGCGCCCCTGCCGCGCCTGGACCGCTTGCTGCCCACCCCGGCCCCGCCGCGTGAAGACCCTCCCCGCCCGGTGCCCAGGCCTCCCCGCTCCGCCGCCCTGCTGGCCGGGGCAATCTGGAGCCCGGGCCTGGCCAAGAGGCGGGCGGAGCGGGCCCGGCGCGGCGGGGCCGGCCGCCCGGCGGGAAGCGTGGCCCGCGAGGGAGGAGGTGGCGCCGGCACGGCGGCTGCTGTGCTGGGAGGCTGGAAGCGGCTACGGGGCATGGGCCGAGCTGAGGCCATGGCTGCCTACCTGGCTCTGGCGGCGCAGTGTCCAGGGTTCGGCGCTGCTCGGTATGACGTTCTGGAGCTGAGCACG GAGCCTGGTGGGGGCGCTCCACAGAAGCTATGCCTGGGCCTGGGAGCCAAGGCCATGTCCCTCTCCCGACCGGGTGAGACACAGCCCGTTCACCGTGTCAGCTATGGCCGTGTGGCCGCCTGCCAACTAATGGGCCCCCATACCCTGGCATTGAGGGTGGGAGAGAGCCAGCTCCTCCTGCAGAGTCCCCAG GTGGAAGAGATCATGCAGCTGGTGAATGCCTACTTGGCCAACCCCTCCCCTGAGAGGCCCAGCAGTAGTCCTCCTCCATGCCAAGACCTGCcagacacctcccctcccagccagCACCCGGGCCTGGACGAGCCCCAGGGACAGTCTGGCTGTTTGGGGCAGCTGCAGGACTGA
- the CCR10 gene encoding C-C chemokine receptor type 10: MCGRGRCVVEACLIRSLFSFWPPQVSWGPYSGDDEEAYSAEPLPELCYKADVQAFSRAFQPSVSLTVAALGLAGNGLVLATHLAARRAARSPTSAHLLQLALADLLLALTLPFAAAGALQGWSLGSVTCRAISGLYSASFHAGFLFLACISADRYVAIARALPTGPRPPVPGRAHLVSVIVWLLSLLLALPALLFSQDGQREGQRRCRLIFPEGLTQTVKGVSAVAHVVLGFALPLGVMAACYALLGRTLLATRGPERRRALRVVVALVAAFVVLQLPYSLALLLDTADLLAARERSCPASKRKDLALLVTGGLALARCGLNPVLYAFLGLRFRQDLRRLLRGRGCSPGPHHRGRCPRRPRLSSCSAPTETNSISFWDY, from the coding sequence ATGTGTGGGAGGGGGAGGTGTGTGGTGGAGGCATGTCTCATAagatctctcttctcattttggcCTCCCCAGGTCTCCTGGGGCCCCTACTCCGGGGACGATGAGGAGGCATACTCGGCTGAGCCGCTGCCAGAACTCTGCTACAAGGCCGATGTCCAGGCCTTCAGTCGGGCCTTCCAACCCAGTGTCTCCCTGACTGTGGCTGCGCTGGGTCTGGCCGGCAATGGCCTGGTCCTAGCCACGCACCTGGCGGCCCGACGCGCTGCCCGCTCGCCCACCTCCGCGCACCTGCTCCAGCTGGCCCTGGCCGACCTTCTGCTGGCTCTGACCCTGCCCTTTGCCGCAGCCGGGGCTCTGCAGGGCTGGAGTCTGGGAAGTGTCACCTGCCGCGCCATCTCGGGCCTCTATTCGGCCTCCTTCCACGCCGGCTTCCTCTTCCTGGCCTGTATCAGCGCCGACCGCTACGTGGCCATCGCGCGGGCCCTCCCAACTGGACCGAGGCCCCCGGTGCCGGGCCGCGCACACTTGGTCTCAGTCATCGTGTGGTTGTTGTCGCTGCTCCTGGCGCTGCCTGCTCTCCTTTTCAGCCAGGACGGGCAGCGAGAAGGCCAGCGGCGCTGCCGTCTCATCTTCCCCGAGGGCCTCACGCAGACGGTGAAGGGGGTGAGCGCCGTGGCGCACGTGGTCCTGGGCTTCGCGCTGCCGCTGGGCGTCATGGCGGCCTGCTACGCGCTCCTGGGCCGCACGCTGCTGGCCACCAGGGGGCCCGAGCGCCGGCGCGCGCTGCGCGTCGTGGTGGCCCTGGTGGCGGCCTTCGTGGTGCTGCAGCTGCCCTACAGTCTCGCCCTGCTATTGGATACTGCCGACCTCCTGGCGGCCCGCGAGCGGAGCTGTCCCGCCAGCAAGCGCAAGGATCTGGCACTGCTGGTGACCGGGGGCTTGGCCCTCGCCCGCTGCGGCCTCAACCCCGTGCTCTACGCCTTTCTGGGCCTGCGCTTCCGCCAGGACCTGCGGAGGCTGCTACGGGGTCGGGGCTGCAGTCCAGGGCCTCACCACCGCGGCCGCTGCCCCCGCCGGCCCCGCCTTTCTTCCTGCTCGGCTCCCACGGAGACCAACAGTATCTCCTTCTGGGACTACTAG